A window of Gimesia sp. genomic DNA:
TGGGGATATTCAGAGCAGTGAGTAATTGAATCAATTCATGAAAGCGTTTCAACCGGTATGTATTGATCGGCCTGAGTGGGCCAGGGAACCCGATGTCTGGCTGGACCGGATCAGGTTGCGCGATTATCAGCTGTTGCAGTCTCATCGCTCCTCGATTCTCAAGCTGGTCCAGAATGAAGTGGCTCAATACTTGAATACAGACGATCTGGTATTTTTTGATCCGGCTGATGGTTTTCCGGTCCTGCCACGAATGACCGGTGAGTATTATATCTCCGATGAATCCTACTCGGGAAATGTCGGACCATACTGGTTTGAGATTCGCATTCAGACTCACTTTCTGGAACGCCAATGGATGGATGGTCAAACGGATTTCGATTATCTGGGCCTGGAAGTTTGTCTGCGATATGATCCGGAAAAAGATGAGTTGGAAAGCCTGGGAATTAATTCTTCAGCGATTTAAGAGCCGGACATTATTTAGATTGCGAGTTTATTTCTTTGCTTGCTGACTCTACTGTAAAATGGTTGATGGAAAGACTCCTTATATTGCATTCCAAGTGACTGGTTTCTATGGCAATTCCGCGCATCTATGCCGACTTTAATAAACTGGATCGGGATCGAAATGCGATCCTGGTTTGTGCCGGGACATGGCGGGATCTGGAAGAACAGGGGTTACAGTTTTCTCGCGGAATGAAAGTCATCTTAAGTCAGCCGGATGATATCGATGAAGCTGGTAATCCGGATTTTCTGGAAACGCCTGCGGTGATCGACTACGACCAGGAACATCAGTACTGGATCGGACGGTTTGACTGGGATGAACTTGAATATCGATCCGTGAAAGAAAAGAGACTGCCGGATTCTACTTGAGTAATCGGTATGCGGTACCTCCTGGTGATCCGGTTGCGGATGAGGTTTTCAAATGTTTGAATGGGCCGGGCTCTCAGTTATGAATGGATCTGGTGAACTGGGACCTCTTGCTCGCTGTGCTCGGCCCGAATTGCATTCGGGCTTACCCGGTGGGAGGGGGATCTCAAATTCACTGTCGGGCAAGCCGACAGATGGCACCCGGTGGAAATTTTCTACCACGAAAAGCACGAAAGACACGAAAAAATTACTGGTAGGAGTACCAGAGATAAAGTGGGTGATACCGGATGTAATCCGGTATTGCCGGAGGCAACGGGAGGTCGCAGGACAAACGATGTGAAGAGTATGCGTTCCTCAAGGTAAATTAATTTAGTTGGTGGCTCTGTTATTCATTGATCTGGTGAGCTGGGACCTCCTGCTCGCTGCGCTCAGCACGGATTTCATCCGCGCCCACCCGGTTTGATCGTGGAATACGTGAAGGTTTTACTACCACGAAAGACACGAAAGGCACGAAAAAATGCTAATGCAGGTTGGTTGTGTTGTGGGAGCGGATGGGGGTGGTACCGGATGTAATCTGGTATTGCCGGAGGCAACAGGAGGTTGCAGGGCAAACGATGTGAAGAGTACGCGTTCCTCAGGGTAAGTTAATTTAGTTCATGGTTCTGTTATGAATTGATCTCGTGAGTTGGGACCTTCTGCTCGCTGCGCTCGGCACGGATTACATCCGCGCCCACCCGGTTTGATCGTGGAATACGTGAAAGTTTTACTACCACGAAAGACACGAAAAGCACGAAAAAATGCTAATGCAGGTTGGTTGTGTTATGGGAGCGGATGTGGGTGGTACCAGATGTAATCCGGTATTGTTGGAGGCAACAGGAAGTCGCAGGGCAAACGATGTGAAGAGTATGCGTTCCTCAAGGTAAATTAATTTAGTACATGGCTCTGTTATGAAGTGATCTCATGAGTTGGGGCATCCTGCTCGCTGCGCTTGGTCTTACCCGCCTGCTGGAGGATCTCGATTTCATTGTCGGGCAAGCCGGCAGATGGCACCCGACGTTACCGCGAACCTGCTGGGGTCGTCGGGTGGAGTTGATTCGATCAAAGGAGGACCAGCAGCAGAATGATCAGCAGGATCAGGCCCAGTCCGCCGCTGGGTCCGTAACCCCAGCTACGACTGTATCCCCAGGTGGGGAGTGCACCGATGATAAACAGAATCAGAACGATCAGAAGTATGGTCTCCAACATGATGTGGTTCCTTTGCTAAACGCACCACAGCCTTCAACGGTCAATTGGCTGTTTTCTTGAACGGCTTCGATTTATTGTTGAATCGAATAAGGCAGCTTGCGTGCCGAGGAAGGAAAAATGAGCCGAGAATATTGAAACGGGACGGGAAACCGTTGGCACAACGGGAGATCCGGCAGGGCTTTTTTTGAGATTTCCATTTTTAGTGATGCGTAGTGTGCGGGGAAACGGCGTCTGTCTGCGGGCTGGTGAACCCGACTGATCGGCGAACCGCCAGTGGAGGATTGCTGGCTCGGTTGGAGAAGATGTGTTTCCAAGGGAATCGGAATACAGTTGGTTGCTCTGTTGTGAATTGATCTGGTGAGCTGGGACCTCCTGCTCGCTGCGCTCGGCACGGATTGCATTCGCGCCCACCCGGTGGGAACCCGAAATGGATTCGAATTTTACTACCACGAAATTCACGAAAGGCACGAAAATCTGCTGACGCAGGTTGGTTGTGTTGTGGGAGCGGATGGGGGTGGTACCGGATGCAATCCGGTATTGCCGGAGGCAACAAGAGGTCGCAGGGCAAACGATGTGAAGAGTATGCGTTCCTCAAGGTAAATTAATTTAGTTGGTGGCTCTGTTGTGAATTGACCTCATGATCTGGGACCTCTTGCTCGCTGCGCTCGGCACGGATTTCATCCGCGCCCACCCGGTTGGATCGTGGAATACGTGAAATTTATTTACTACCACGAAAGACACGAAAGGCACGAAATACTTTCTGATGCCGATTGGCATTGGTGGTTGTTTCTCTACCTTACTGCTGCTGAGCCGATGGGTATGATTGTTGGATTCGGATCCAGTGGTCCGTTGGAAATGGGTTTGTGAGTTGCGAGGCGGGCGGGCACGTGGGCACCGCCCCTGCGTTTGTGGTGTAGTGCGGTTTTTCTAAGTTGGGTGTTTGCTCTTTCCGTTTCCTGCTCGCTGTGCTCGGCCCGCAGGTATTCGGGTTTATCCTTGATTTGGGGACTCTGGTTTTGGTTGTGGTTTATTGTGTTGATGATTTTGTTCAATGGCGTGTGGGGGTCAAGAGGAAATCGTGGATTGAGTGTGGGGTGAGATGTGTTGAGTTTGCAGTGAGTCTGTGTCGAACTGCGTTGAGTGTGCTGTGAGATGATTTGAAAATGGACGAGACATTGCGAACCTGTGATTTTTGTTCTGGTGAAAAACTGGAAAATTCGACGCCGATTCAGGTGCATCTGGGTCAGTTGTGGTCCGTGTTCCAGTGCACGCATCACCCGCCTCGCGCGCGAAGCACAATTGCACAAGAATATGATTCGGAGAGTGACGATCAAGTCCAGTTTATACAGCAAGTACATCTGGTCTTCAGTGGTGGGCAGGCTGAACTGAGAGCATGGTCAGCAGGAGACAATGCAGACCTTTGAATCGTTGAAAATGGAATTCGCTTCTTGTCTGTTTTTTGAAGTCTTGTTTATTTATTTCGTTAATAAAAAGCGGGGACTGTGGAATTGCAGGGAATGGGAAGTTGTGTGGGTGAAATTCCAGTCTGGAAGGGGAAAGAAAGGGAATTTTCGGGAGGAATACGAGTAAAAGTATCAAAATGCGTTGTTATTTAGTTCATCGAGTGCCTGTGGGGGTTTATAATCGACGATGATTGAAATTCAGGCCATTTTAACGTCTCTCCATCCCTCCAGGTCTGAATCAATCCATCAGAGTCTGCTTTCCCAAAGCGTATTGAGTGCGTTCATCATTAAAAGCTTCGAGAAGGAGAACTCCCTTGCGTTCTTTCCTGATTTCCTCCTGCCTGACACTCCTCGTTACTTCTGCTGTGCTGGTGACGGATTCCCGTGCCGCTGACAAGGTGTCTGTAACGAAGGTCTCACCACTGGCGGGCATTGAATTTTTTGAAAACAAGATCCGCCCGGTACTGGT
This region includes:
- a CDS encoding DUF3309 family protein, with product MLETILLIVLILFIIGALPTWGYSRSWGYGPSGGLGLILLIILLLVLL